The Acidimicrobiales bacterium DNA segment CATCACTGGTCCTTCGTCCGGGGGCGTGTCGGGCGACACCGTACCGAGGGGCGGTGGGCCCCGCTGCGTGTAAGGAGTGCTTGACACCGCCGCGGAGGAGGGGCGATCATCTGGGCGATGCTCGTGTGCCACTGCCGGGCGGTGAACCACCGCCAGATCGAGGCCGCTGCCCTCTGCGGCGCCTCCTGCGTGCGCGACATCGTCTCGGCCTGCGGCGCCGGGGGCGTGTGCGGGGGCTGCCGTCCGGCCATCGAGGAGATCCTGAGCGAGATCCCGACCCCCCTGCCCCAGCGCAGCCGGGTTGCCGTCGCCTGACAAGGGGCCTGCACAGCGCACCGCCGGGTGCCCCGCGCCCCGCGACGAGAGGCACCCCACACACGCGTTCGGTCGGCCATGATGGGCGGAGCCACCCGCCCCGGCCCTGGC contains these protein-coding regions:
- a CDS encoding (2Fe-2S)-binding protein produces the protein MLVCHCRAVNHRQIEAAALCGASCVRDIVSACGAGGVCGGCRPAIEEILSEIPTPLPQRSRVAVA